The genome window GCCGCGGGCCAGCTCGAACATGCCGTAGTTCAGCTGGTGGAACCCGGCCAGGGTGATGAACTGGAACTTGTAGCCCATCGCGCCCAGCTCCTTCTGGAACTTCGCGATCGTCGCGTCGTCGAGGTTCTTCTTCCAGTTGAAGGAGGGCGAGCAGTTGTAGGCCAGCTTCTTGCCCGGATGCGCCTTCTGCACGGCCTCGGCGAACTTCCGCGCCTGTTCGAGGTCCGGCTTGCCGGTCTCCATCCAGATCAGGTCGCAATAGGGGGCATAGGCGATGGCGCGCGCGATACACGGCTCGATGCCGTTCTTGACCTGATAGAAGCCCTCGACCGTGCGGCCGGCGTCATGGTCGACGAAGGGCTGGTCGCGCTCGTCGATGTCGGAGGTCAGGAGCTTGGCGGCCTCGGCGTCGGTGCGGGCGATGATCAGCGTCGGCACGCCCATCACGTCGGCGGCGAGGCGCGCGGCGGTCAGGTTGCGGATGTGCGCCTGCGTCGGGATCAGCACCTTGCCGCCGAGATGGCCGCACTTCTTCTCCGAAGCGAGCTGGTCCTCGAAATGGACGCCCGCGGCGCCGGCCTCGATGAAGGCCTTCATGATCTCGAAGGCGTTGAGCGGGCCGCCGAAGCCGGCTTCGGCGTCGGCGACGATCGGCGCGAACCAGGTGTCGACCGACAGGCCCTTGCCTTCGGAAACCTCGATCTGGTCGGCGCGCTGGAGCGTGCGGTTGATGCGCCTGGCCAGCTCCGGCGCGGCGTTGGCCGGGTAGAGCGACTGGTCGGGATACATGGCCGAGGCGGTGTTGGCGTCGGCGGCGACCTGCCAGCCGGAGAGGTAGATCGCCTTCAGGCCGGCGCGCACCATCTGCATCGCCTGGTTGCCACTGAGCGCGCCGAGCGCGTTGACGAAGGGCTCCTCGTCGATCAGCTTCCACAGGCGGTTGGCACCGTTCTCGGCCAGCGTGTGCCGGATCTGGACCGAGCCGCGCAGACGCTTGACGTCCTCCGGCGAATAGGGGCGCTGGATGCCTTCATAGCGGCCTTCCGGGGCGGACGGGACGAGATTGTAAAAATCGGTCATAGTGACTCTCCTGCAAACTGGTTCTGGCCGGCGGATCGCATGGGAGCTGCGATCCCGATGTGACCTCGTTTACATTGCACTGCCGAAAAGAACGAGGAAAATGGCAAATTGGTTCAGAAAATTCGGGAAAACCTGTGTTGCGTTTGACATCGGCTGCTTGTAAAATTGTCGAGATTGTAAAAGCGGGATCGACGTACGTTTTGTAAAATCCGGTCAATCCCGCGTTTTTCGCCCTCTTTTCTGCGTGAAAGCCGAAACGCATGGCCGAACAGAAGATCTTCGCCGGGCCGCGCATCCGCCGCATCCGCAACGCCAAGGGGCTGACCCAGACGGCGATGGCCGAGGGGCTGGGCATCTCGCCGTCCTATCTGAACCTGATCGAGCGCAACCAGCGGCCGCTGACCGTTCAGCTCATCCTCAAGCTCGCCTCCGTCTACCATGTCGAGCCCGAGGAACTGCAAGCCGAGGGGACGGGCTCCATCGCGGCGCTGCGCGAGGTGTTCTCCGACCCGCTGCTGGCGGGCGAATTGCCGGGCGACCAGGAGCTGGTCGAGATATCCGACGCCGCGCCCAACGCGTCGGCCGCGGTCATCAAGCTCTACCGCGCCTATCGCGAGCAGGCGGAGCGCCTCTCCGATCTGTCCGAGCTGCTGGCGCGCGAGGGGCGGGCGACGACGCTGTCCTCGGCGCGCCTCCCCATCGACGAGGTGCGCGAGACGTTCGAGCGCCGGGCGAACTGGTTCCCGGCACTGGAGGAGGAGACGGAGGCCTTCGCCCAGCTTCTCCAGCCCGGCGACGACCTCTACGGTGCACTCAAGGGCTGGCTGAAGCGCGAGCACGGCATCGTCGTCAAGGTGCTGCCGGTCGCGACCATGCCCAACTGGCGCCGCCGCTACGACCGGCACTCGCAGCGCCTGTTCATCTCCGAGCGGCTGTCGCCCTTCGACCAGCTGCGCGAGGTGGCGATGGAGGCGTGCCTCATCCGCTGCCAGGTGGCGGTGGCGGCCGAGGTCAAGGCGCTGAAGCTGTCGTCGGACGAGGCGCGGCGTCTCGCCCGCTTCGAGCTCGGCCGCTACGCCGCCCACGCGCTGATGATGCCCTATGGCGCCTTCCTCGCCGCGGCGCAGCGCGCGCGCTACGACATCGACGTGCTGCGCTCGCGCTTCGGCGTCTCCTTCGAGCAGGCGGCGAACCGGCTGACGATGATGCAGAAGCCGGGCGCGGCGGGTGTGCCGTTCTTCATGCTGGAGGCCGACAATGCCGGCAACCGCTTCCGCCGCGCCGGCGCGGGAGGGTTCCCGCATGCCCGCTTCGGCGGCGGCTGCCCCAAGCTCGCGGTGCATGCGGCCTTCGCCCAGCCGGGGCAGATCCTGGTCGAGGCGGTGGAGATGCCGGACGGCGCGGCGTTCCTGACCATGGCGCGCACGCTGGAGGGGCCGCAGGGCGCGTTCGCCGAGCGGCCGCGCCGCACGGCGGTGCTGATCGGCTGCGACATCGGCTTCAGGGACGAGGTCGTCTATGCCGCGGCGCTGCCGGCGAACGAGAAGGCCGTCGCGATCGGCCCGGCCTGCCGGCTGTGCGAGCGCACCGGGTGCCTCGCGCGCATCGAGCCGCCGGTGACGCGCCCGCTCGGGCTGGACGAGATGGCGACTGGTCTGTCGGCCTTCGATTTCCAGTAGCCGCCCGCGCCACCGCGAGGTGCCCTAACGGGATTGCGGCGCTGGATCACGCAAAGCGGGGCGATTGCTTCTAGCAGCGGAAACAGGCATCACATTCCCAAAGCGCCTCCACCAGTGCCGGAGCCTGACGTCGATGAGCGGTCCTTCCACCACCGGCATATCTTCTCCTGCGCGCGAGGAGCAGACCGGCTACCTGCTCGTTTTCCTCTCGGCCCTCTGCTGGAGCCTCGGCGGCGTCAGCGCCCGCTTCATCGAGGCGCCCGATCCGTGGACGGTGGTGTTCTGGCGCTCGGTCTGGGCGGCCCTGTTCCTGCTCGGCTTCATGCTGTGGCGCGACGGCGCGCGCGGCACGCTCCAGCTCTTTCGCGGCATGGGACTGCCCGGCCTCGCCGTCGCCTGCTGCCTGGCGGTCTCCACCTCGTTCTTCGTGCTGGCGCTGGCGCATACGACCGTCGCTAACATCCTGCTGTTCCAGGCCGGCGGGCCGCTGATCGCGGCGCTGCTGTCTTTCGTCGTGCTCGGGATCAAGGTCTCCGCGGCGACATGGGCGGCCATCGCCGCTGTCATCCTCGGCGTCGGCGTCATGGTCTCGGGCTCGGTTGCCGGCGGCGGCTCGCTGGTCGGCGACGCGCTGGCGCTGGCGATCGTCTTCGCCTTCTCGATCGCCACGGTGCTGATGCGCCGTTTCTCCCACGTGCGGATGACGCCGGCGACCTGTCTCGGCGTCGTCATCGCCGGGGTGCTGGCGTCGACCCAGGCGGGCACGTTCGCCGTCTCGGCCGCCGACATGGGGTTCCTGTTCGCGTTCGGCGCGATCAATCTGGGGCTGGGGCTCGCGCTGTTCGCCACCGGCGCGCGCCTGATCGCGCCGGCCTATACGGCGCTGCTCGCTACCTTCGAGACTCTGCTCGGGCCGGTCTGGGTCTGGCTCGTCCATGGCGAGGTGCCGGCGACGCGCACCTTCATCGGCGGGGCGATCGTCTTCGCGGCGCTTCTGGCGCATATCGGGCTCGAGCTGCGCCGGATGTCACGGCCGCAGCGGCCCGGCCTCACGGGCATGCCGACGCCCCATTGACAGACTTGGGGCGCGCGGGCAGGCTGACCTGATCGAAACAACGAAACAGGTTTATCTTGCCATTTCACCCATCGGACCTAGCAGAGTCCGACGTTAAGACTATTCCAGAAACAAAACGCAAATCCGGACCGGATGCGCAAAAGTCGTCCGCCGACGCCGAAGAGTCCGCAAGGTTCGTCTCTGCCGATCACGAGCGCGAATATCGCGCCTTCGTCGAACAACATCCCGATCTCGAGGCCGTCGAATTCCTGATCGTCGACCCAAACGGCGTCATGCGCGGCAAGTGGGCGCCGGCCGACGCGCTGAAGAAGGCCTTCCAGGAAGGTGTCAACTTCCCGATGTCGCTGCACGGCCTCGACGTGTGGGGCCGCGAGGTCTCTGAAACCGGGCTGCATATCGAAACGGGCGACCAGGACGGGTTCTGCCGGGCGACGCGCGGCACGCTCGCCATCGTGCCGTGGGCCAAGCGCAAGACCGCGCAGGTGCTGCTCCAGACCTTCACGCCCGAGGGCGAGCCGTTCATGGCCGACCCGCGGCAGGTGCTGAAGAAGAAGGTCGCCGAGGTCAACGAGAAGGGCTTCTTCCCGGTCGTCGCCTTCGAGCTCGAATTCTACCTGCTCGACCCCGAGACCGACTGGGACGACGGCATGCCGGCGCCGGTCGGCGCCATGGCCGGGCCGGACCGGCTGCGCATGTACGGGCTCGACGACCTTGCCGAGCATGCCGACCTCTTCGACATGATCCGCGACGCGGCCGCGGCGCAGAGTCTGCCGATCGACACCATCATCAAGGAAGCCGCGCCCGGCCAGTTCGAGGTCAACCTCAAGCATCGCGCCGACCCGCTCAAGGCGGCCGACGACGTCATCCTGCTCCGGCGCATCGTCATGGGCTGCGCCCGTGCCCACGGGCTGACCGCAACCTTCATGGCCAAGCCCTTCCTCGAATATGCCGGCAACGGCATGCACGTCCACGCCTCGGTGCTGGATGCGAACGGCGACAACATCTTCGCCGGGGCGGAAGGGCGGCCGCGGCTCGAATCCGCCGTCGCCGGCCTGCTGAAGACCATGCCGGAATCGCTGCTGCTGTTCATCAACACCTGGAACGGCTTCCGCCGTATCACCCCCGGCTCCTACGCGCCGACGCGCGCTGTCTGGGCCGAGAACAACCGCTCGGTCGCCCTGCGCATCCCGGTCTCCAACGAGGAGAACCGCCGCGTCGAGCATCGCATCGCCGGGGCCGACGCCAACCCCTATCTGGTGATGGCGGCGCTGATCCAGGGCATGGTCGAGGGCATCGAGAAAAAGGCGGTGCCGCCGCCGCAGGTGCAGGGCAACGCCTATGAGGACGAGGGGCTGTTCCTGCCGGACGACATGGACGACGCGCTCCAGCTCATGGAAAGGAGCCGTTTCATCGACCGGGCGCTGGGGCCGCTGCTGGCCAAGGTCTACAAGGACCTGAAGCGGGCGGAAATCCTCGCTTTCTGGGGTGAGATCACGCCGCTCGAACGCACCACCTATCTGTGAAGCGCCTTCGCTTTTTCCCGCTTGTGGGGATGCGAAAACGCCAATAGGCTTCCACCGATCGACCGCGTTCCGGCATGCCTTTCCGGGGCCGGGCCAGAGCCGGGAACCAAGAGTTCGACAGAGGAGAATACCATGATCCGCAAGGCATTCCTGCTTTCCGCCGCATCCGCCGCAGCCATCGTGCTGGCCGGCGCGGCCAGCGCGCAGGACCGTGTCGTCAACGTCTACAACTGGTCGGACTATATCGACGACTCGATCATCCAGGAATTCACCGCCAAGACCGGCATCCGCGTCGTCTACGACGTCTACGATTCCAACGAGATCCTCGAGACCAAGCTCCTGGCCGGCGCGTCGGGCTACGACGTCGTCGTGCCGACGGCGAGCCCGTTCATGGTGCGCCAGATCGAGGCGGGCGTCTATCAGAAGCTCGACAAGTCCAAGCTGCCGAACCTGAAGAACATGTGGGACATGGTCGCGGAGCGCACCGCGCTCTACGACCCGGGCAACGAATACTCCATCAACTACATGTGGGGCACCGTCGGCATCGGCTACAACGTCCAGAAGGTGCAGGAGGCGCTCGGCGTCGACGAGATCGATTCCTGGGCGACCGTGTTCGACCCCGAGCAGATCGCCAAGCTGTCGAGCTGCGGCGTCTACTTCCTCGATTCGCCGACCGACGTCGTGCCGACCGTGCTGAAATATCTCGGGCTCGATCCCAACGGCAAGGAGCCGGAGAACCTCGCCAAGGCCGAGGAGGTGCTGCTCGCCGTGCGCCCCCACGTGCGCAAGTTCCACTCCTCGGAGTTCATCAACGCGCTCGCCAATGGCGACATCTGCGCGGCCATCGGCTGGTCGGGCGACGTGTTCCAGGCGGCCGACCGCGCGGCCGAGGCCGACCAGGGCGTCGAGGTGGCCTATGTCGTGCCGAAGGAAGGCGCGCAGATGTGGTTCGACCAGCTCGCCATCCCCGCCGACGCCAAGAACGTCGATGAGGCGCACGAATTCCTGAACTACCTGATGGAGCCGGAAGTCATCGCCAAGGCGACGAACTATGTCTACTACGCCAACGGCAACAAGGCGTCGCAGGAATTCGTCGACGACGAGATCGTCGAGGACCCGGCGATCTACCCGGACGAGGAGACGCTGAAGAACCTGTTCACCGTCCAGCCTTACGACCAGCGCACCCAGCGCCTCTTGACGCGGAGCTGGACGAAGATCGTCACCGGCCAGTAAGGCCCCAAGGTTCCGGCGCCGGCGGGTTTCTCGCCGGCGCCTTTCTTTCCAGTCACCAGGCGTCGAGGCGGTTTCGCGGGCGTAAAGAGGCAGGCCAGCGCGCAACCGGCTTCAGGGATAAAAGCGACAGGCCTTCATGCCGTCCATGAGAAGACGGCGGCGGCTTCGAAACCGGGGAACCTCGCATGAAATCGCTCGGCAGCATCCGCAGGAGCTTCGCGCCGTGGAACGATCCCGGGGCGCGGCCCTTCATCGCTTTCCGCAACGTCACCAAGCAGTTCGGCGATTTCACCGCCGTCAACGACCTGTCGCTCGACATCTACGAGCGCGAGTTCTTCGCCCTGCTCGGCGCGTCGGGCTGCGGCAAGTCGACCCTCCTGCGCATGCTGGCGGGCTTCGAGCATCCGACCTCCGGCCAGATCCTGCTCGACGGGCAGGACCTCGCCGGCATCCCGCCCTACCGGCGGCCGGTCAACATGATGTTCCAGTCCTACGCGCTGTTCCCGCACATGACGGTGGAGGCCAACATCGCCTTCGGCTTGAAGCAGGACGGCATGCCGAAGCCGCAGATCGAGGCGCGGGTGAAGGAGATGCTGAAGCTCGTGCGGCTGGAGCAATTCGCGAAACGCAAGCCGCACCAGCTTTCCGGCGGCCAGCGCCAGCGCGTGGCGCTCGCCCGCTCGGTCGCCAAGCGGCCGAAGGTGCTGCTGCTCGACGAGCCGCTCGGCGCGCTCGACAAGAAGCTGCGCGAGGCGACGCAGTTCGAGCTGATGGACTTGCAGCAGGAGCTCGGCCTGACCTTCGTCGTCGTCACCCACGACCAGGAGGAGGCGATGACCATGGCCGACCGCATCGCCATCATGGACAAGGGCAAGGTGATGCAGGTGGCGACGCCGGCCGAGGTCTACGAGGCGCCGGCCTCGCGCTTCGTCGCCGACTTCGTCGGCAATGTGAACATCCTCGAGGGCACGGTCTCCGAGCGCAGCGGCGCCATCGCCACGATCACCGGCGCCAGCGGCGCGCAGATCAGGGTCGAGAACGCGGGGGAGGCGCAAGCCGGCAGCACCGTCGCCTTCGCCATCCGCCCGGAGAAGATCAAGGTCTCCTCCAAGCGCCCCGAGGGCGCGGCCAACGTCATGGAGGGCGCGATCTGGGACCTCGCCTATCTCGGCGACATGACCGTCTACCACGTCAAGCTGGCCGACGGGCAGGTGGTGACGGCGAGCGCCCTCAACAGCTCGCGCACCGTCGAGGACCCGCTGAGCTGGGACGACACGGCCTGGATTTCCTTCGCGCCGGACGCCGGCGTCGTGCTGACGCGTTAGGTAAGGGGAAGCGGCGATGAGCGGAGCGACCTCGGCGGCGGACGGCAAGGCGGCAACGGCATCACGCGGCGAAGGGGGCGGCGGGCGGCTGCTTGCCGCCATCACAAGCCGTTTCGTCATCCTCGTTCCCTATCTGTGGCTGCTGTTCTTCTTCCTCGTCCCGTTCCTCATCGTCTTCAAGATATCGCTGTCGCAGACGGCGATCGCCATGCCGCCCTACATGCCGACGCTCGACATCGGCGCGGGGTTTTCGGCGCTGATCGAGGGGCTGCGCGAGCTTTCCTTCGACAACTATCTGTGGCTGCTCGACGACGCGCTCTATTTCAACGCCTATGTGTCGAGCGTCGTCATCGCCGCGGTCTCGACCTTCCTGACGCTGCTGGTCGGCTATCCGCTGGCCTACGCCATGGCGCGCGCGCCGGGCTCGATGCGCCCGGTCCTCCTGATGCTGGTGATCCTGCCGTTCTGGACCTCGTTCCTGATCCGCGTCTACGCCTGGATCGGCATCCTGAAGCCGGAGGGGCTGCTCAACCAGTTCCTGATGTGGGTCGGTGTCATCGACACGCCGCTGCTGATCATGAACACCCATACGGCAATCTTCATCGGCATCGTCTATTCCTACCTGCCGTTCATGGTGCTGCCGCTTTACGCGACGCTGGAGAAGATGGACTTCTCGCTGATCGAGGCGGCGCAGGACCTCGGCTGCCCGCCGACCGCGGCGTTCTGGAAGATCACCTTCCCGCTGTCGCTGCCGGGCGTCGTCGCTGGGTGCCTGCTGGTGTTCATCCCGGCGGTCGGCGAGTTCGTCATTCCCGACCTTCTCGGCGGCTCGCAGACGCTGATGATCGGCAAGACGCTGTGGAACGAGTTCTTCGCCAACCGCGACTGGCCGGTGGCCTCGGCGGTTGCGATCATCCTGCTCCTGATCCTCGTCCTGCCGATCATGTTCTTCCAGCGCTCGCAGGCGCTGGCGCAGGAAAAGGGGAGGTAGGGCGATGGAAGGCAGGCTTTCCCGCTTCAACGTCGTCACGCTCGTCCTCGGCTTCGCCTTTCTCTATCTGCCGATCGTGCTGCTCATCATCTATTCGTTCAACGCCTCGCGGCTGGTGACGGTGTGGGGCGGGTTCTCGACGCGCTGGTACGTGGCGCTGTTCTCCAATCAGGGCCTGCTCGATGCCGCCTGGGTGACGGCGCGCGTCGCTTTCGTCTCGGCGACCGTCGCGACCGTGCTCGGCACGTTGGCGGCGCTGGCGCTCACACGCTACACGCGCTTCCGCGGCCGCTTCCTGTTCTCGGGCATGGTGTTCGCGCCGCTGGTCATGCCCGAGGTCATTACCGGCCTGTCGCTGCTGCTGCTGTTCGTCGCCGTCGGCTTCGACCGTGGCTTCATGACGGTGACGCTCGCCCACATCACCTTCACCATGTGCTTCGTTGCCGTCGTCGTGCAGTCGCGGCTGATCTCGTTCGACCGCTCGCTGGAGGAGGCGGCGATGGATCTCGGCGCGACGCCGACGCGCACCTTCTTCCAGGTGACGCTGCCGGTGATCATGCCGGCGGTGGTGGCGGGCTGGATGCTGGCCTTCACGCTATCGCTCGACGATCTGGTGATCGCCTCCTTCACCTCCGGCCCCGGCGCGACGACGCTGCCGATGAAGATCTACAGCCAGGTGCGCCTCGGCGTCACGCCGGAGATCAACGCCGTCTGCACCCTGCTCATCGCGGTCGTCACCATCGGCGTCCTCGTCGCCGCCGTCGTCAACAAGCGCCGCGACGTGCAGCGCCAGCGCGACGAGCAGGCGGCGCAGCAGGAAGGCTAGTGCTGTAGGGGGCGAATTTCACTTTCGCCGCGGCTGGGTTAGTCTGGCGGCACGGATCAAGGAAGGAAACCGTTCATGCTGCCCCTGTTCGACATGCTCGCCAATGCCCAGAACGGCAACGCCATCGATCAGATGGCGCGGCAGTTTGGCCTCTCCCAGCAACAGGCGCAGGAGGCGATGGCGGCGCTGATGCCGGCCTTCAGCCAGGGGCTGAAGCGCAATACCGCCAACCCCTACGATCTCGGCAGCTTCCTGTCGGCGCTCGCCTCGGGCCAGCACGCGAAATATTTCGAGGACGCGGCCGCCGCCTTCACGCCGCAGGGCATGCAGGAGGGCAACGGCATCCTCGGCCACCTGTTCGGCTCCAAGGAGCTGTCGCGCGCCGTCGCGGCGCAGGCGGCGCAGGCGACGGGCATCGCCCAGCAGACCCTGCAGCAGATGCTGCCCGCACTCGCCTCGATGATCATGGGCGGCCTGTTCAAGCAGTCGACGGGGCAGATGAGCGCCGCCGGCTTCGGCGGACAGGGCAACCCGCTTCAGGAGATCATCGAGCAGATGATGAAGCAGGGCGGCGGCTTCGGCATGCCGCAGCCGGCCCCGCAGCAGCGCCAGGCGCCGCAGCAGCCCAACCCGTTCGACAATCCCTTGGGCAAGATCCTCGAAGGCATGTTCGGCGGCGGCGCGGCGCAATCGCAGCCCCGGCAGCGGCAGGCGCCGCAGAGCCCCTATGGCGACAACCCGCTCGGCCGCATCTTCGAGGAGATGCTGGGCGGCGGCCAGCGGCAGGCGGAGCCAGCGCCGCAATCGCAGCCTCGGGCGAAGCCCAAGGCCAGCCAGAAGACGAATCCGAGCGGGCGTCCGCGCACGCCCTATGACGATCTGTTCGGCGACATGTTCGAGGCCGGCGCCAAGACGCGCGACGACTACCAGAAGAACATGGAATCGGTGTTCGACCAGTTCCTCCAGGGCATGGAGAAGCGCGGCCGCGGCCGCTGATCCCGAAGGTGAAATGAAAAAAGCCCGGCCCTTTCGCAAGAGCCGGGCAGGAGGCAGGCCGCCGGTGGGCCGGCGATGGGGAGCCTGCGGGTAGGGAAGCCTTGTCAGGAATGGGCGCGTTCGCGCGCCACCGAGGCGAGACGCCGGGTCGGGTCGACGCCGAGGGGCGCGCGCCGGGCGAAATCGAGATCGAGCCGCATCAGCCCGATATCCGCCAGCCCGCGGTCGGAGAGGTCGCGCAGGTGGTCGAGCTGGCGGCGGTTGGCGAAGGCGCGCGCCAGCCCGCGCAGCGCCTCGCTGATCGCGGCCGGCCTTTCGGCTACAATTGCGGACGAGTGACGGTCGAGGGCGCTCATGTCTTCATCTCCTTGGCGCTCGGGCGCACACCCTCGCGCCGCCGCATGGGAGGATGCGGCCGGCAGGCGGACGGGATGCGCTTGAACTGTGCGAGCATAGCTTTCTCATGCCGGCATTGATTAATCCAACGAATGTTTTTAATGTTTGGGATCAATTGATGTTATGGGTTTGTCATGGCGGCTCCCCTCGATCTCGATCAGCTCCACACCTTCGTCACCATCGCCGACATGGGCAGCTTCACCCGCGCGGCCGAGGAGGTGCACCGCACCCAGTCGGCCGTCTCCATGCAGATGCGGCGGCTCGAGGAGCGGATCGGCAAGCCGCTGTTCGAGAAGGACGGGCGCTCCAACCGGCTGACGGAGGAGGGCGAGCGGCTTCTGACCTATGCGCGGCGGCTCCTGCGGCTGAACCGCGAGACGCTCGCCGCCTTCGACGACGCCACGCTCGAAGGCTCGATCCGCATCGGCACGCCGGACGACTACGCCGACCGCTTCCTGCCGGAGATCATGGCCCGCTTCGCCCGCTCCAACCCGCGCGTCGAGCTTTCCGTCGTCTGCGAGCCGACGGTCAATCTGGTCGACCAGCTGAAGCGCGGCCAGCTCGACATCGCCATCGTCACCCACTCGAACGAGCGCAGCCTCTCCGACGTGGTGCGGCGCGAGCCGCTGCTGTGGGTCACGTCCGCCAACCATTCCATCCACGAGGAGGAGGTGCTTCCGCTCGCGGTCGGGCGCACCACCTGCCTGTGGCGCCGGGCCGCCTGCGACGTGCTCGACCAGATGGGCCGCGACTATCGCATCCTGTTCTCGAGCTGGTCGGCGACGGTGCTGATCGCCACGGTCCTGTCCGGCCAGGCCGTCTCCGTGCTGCCCGAATGCGCGCTGCGCCCGGGCATGCGCATCCTCGGCGAGGCCGACGGCTTCGGCGCGCTGCCCGAGGTGCGCATCGGCATCATGCGCGGCCATTCCAGCCAGCCGGAGATCGTCGACGCGCTGGCGCGCCACATCGCCGAGAGCCTCGACAACATCTCGGTGCCGTCGGGCGAGGAGATCGGCCAGTTCGATTTCGACGCGCTGCCCTTCGCGCGGCTCAAGCGGCAGAAGCAGAAGCAGCCCGCCGCCGTCTGGTGACTTGACCTTGATGACTTGACCTTGTCGGGCGAGGGGGCATCAATCGCGCCATGAGCGATCCGTTCTTCGATGCCGATTCGCGCGCCGTCACCCCTTCCGTGACCAACGCGGCAGAATTCACCGTCTCCGAGCTGTCCGGGGCGCTGAAGCGCACGGTCGAGGACGCGTTCGGCAATGTCAGGGTGCGCGGCGAGATCTCCGGCTATCGCGGGCCGCATTCCTCGGGCCACGCCTATTTCGCGCTGAAGGACGAGCGCGCGCGCCTCGAAGCGGTGATCTGGAAGGGCACGTTCTCGCGGCTGAAGTTCCGGCCGGAGGAAGGCATGGAGGTGATCGCCTCCGGCAAGCTGACCACCTATCCCGGCTCGTCGAAATACCAGATCGTCATCGACAATCTGGAGCCGGCCGGGGCCGGCGCGCTGATGGCGCTGCTGGAGGAGCGGCGCAGGCGGCTCGCCGCCGAGGGGCTGTTCGACGCGGAACGCAAGCAGCTCCTGCCGTTCATGCCGCGCGTCATTGGCGTCGTCACCTCGCCGACCGGGGCGGTCATCCGTGACATCGTCCACCGCATCTCAGACCGCTTCCCGCTCCATGTCGTCGTCTGGCCGGTCCGGGTGCAGGGCGAGACGGCGGGCGCGGAGGTCGCGGCGGCGATTGCCGGCTTCAACGCGCTCGACCCGATCGGCCCGGTGCCGGTGCCCGACGTGCTGATCGTGGCGCGCGGCGGCGGCAGCCTGGAAGACCTTTGGGGCTTCAACGACGAGGCCGTGGTGCGCGCCGTCGCCGCCTCGCACATCCCTGTCATCTCGGCGGTCGGCCACGAGACGGACTGGACGCTGATCGACCACGCGGCGGACGTGCGCGCGCCGACGCCGACGGGCGCGGCCGAGCTCGCGGTCCCGGTCAAGGCGGACTTGGAGGCGGCGCTGGCGCGGCTTGCCGCGCGGCTGCGCGGCTGCATGTCGCGCCATGGCGAGCGCAAGCGCGAGGCGTTGCGCGCCGTGTCGCGGGCGCTGCCGTCGATCGACGATCTCCTCGCCATGCCGCGTCGCGATTTCGACGAGGCGGCGAGCCGGCTGTCGCGGGCGCTGGCCGCCAGCACCGAGGCGAAGCGGCTGCGCTTCAGGGGCCTGCGGCTGTCGCCGGCCTTGCTGGAGCGACGGCTGGCCGAAGCGCGCACCCGCCTTGCCCGCGACGCCGGGCGCGTGTCGCCCGAGGCGCTGCGGCGGCGGATCGAGCTTCACGGCGAGGCGCTGGAGCGCCTCGGCCGCCGCGCCGATCAGTCGATCGCCATCGC of Aquamicrobium sp. contains these proteins:
- a CDS encoding ABC transporter ATP-binding protein; protein product: MKSLGSIRRSFAPWNDPGARPFIAFRNVTKQFGDFTAVNDLSLDIYEREFFALLGASGCGKSTLLRMLAGFEHPTSGQILLDGQDLAGIPPYRRPVNMMFQSYALFPHMTVEANIAFGLKQDGMPKPQIEARVKEMLKLVRLEQFAKRKPHQLSGGQRQRVALARSVAKRPKVLLLDEPLGALDKKLREATQFELMDLQQELGLTFVVVTHDQEEAMTMADRIAIMDKGKVMQVATPAEVYEAPASRFVADFVGNVNILEGTVSERSGAIATITGASGAQIRVENAGEAQAGSTVAFAIRPEKIKVSSKRPEGAANVMEGAIWDLAYLGDMTVYHVKLADGQVVTASALNSSRTVEDPLSWDDTAWISFAPDAGVVLTR
- a CDS encoding ABC transporter permease subunit: MSGATSAADGKAATASRGEGGGGRLLAAITSRFVILVPYLWLLFFFLVPFLIVFKISLSQTAIAMPPYMPTLDIGAGFSALIEGLRELSFDNYLWLLDDALYFNAYVSSVVIAAVSTFLTLLVGYPLAYAMARAPGSMRPVLLMLVILPFWTSFLIRVYAWIGILKPEGLLNQFLMWVGVIDTPLLIMNTHTAIFIGIVYSYLPFMVLPLYATLEKMDFSLIEAAQDLGCPPTAAFWKITFPLSLPGVVAGCLLVFIPAVGEFVIPDLLGGSQTLMIGKTLWNEFFANRDWPVASAVAIILLLILVLPIMFFQRSQALAQEKGR
- a CDS encoding ABC transporter permease gives rise to the protein MEGRLSRFNVVTLVLGFAFLYLPIVLLIIYSFNASRLVTVWGGFSTRWYVALFSNQGLLDAAWVTARVAFVSATVATVLGTLAALALTRYTRFRGRFLFSGMVFAPLVMPEVITGLSLLLLFVAVGFDRGFMTVTLAHITFTMCFVAVVVQSRLISFDRSLEEAAMDLGATPTRTFFQVTLPVIMPAVVAGWMLAFTLSLDDLVIASFTSGPGATTLPMKIYSQVRLGVTPEINAVCTLLIAVVTIGVLVAAVVNKRRDVQRQRDEQAAQQEG
- a CDS encoding DUF937 domain-containing protein, which gives rise to MLPLFDMLANAQNGNAIDQMARQFGLSQQQAQEAMAALMPAFSQGLKRNTANPYDLGSFLSALASGQHAKYFEDAAAAFTPQGMQEGNGILGHLFGSKELSRAVAAQAAQATGIAQQTLQQMLPALASMIMGGLFKQSTGQMSAAGFGGQGNPLQEIIEQMMKQGGGFGMPQPAPQQRQAPQQPNPFDNPLGKILEGMFGGGAAQSQPRQRQAPQSPYGDNPLGRIFEEMLGGGQRQAEPAPQSQPRAKPKASQKTNPSGRPRTPYDDLFGDMFEAGAKTRDDYQKNMESVFDQFLQGMEKRGRGR
- a CDS encoding DUF1127 domain-containing protein, encoding MSALDRHSSAIVAERPAAISEALRGLARAFANRRQLDHLRDLSDRGLADIGLMRLDLDFARRAPLGVDPTRRLASVARERAHS
- a CDS encoding LysR substrate-binding domain-containing protein; this translates as MAAPLDLDQLHTFVTIADMGSFTRAAEEVHRTQSAVSMQMRRLEERIGKPLFEKDGRSNRLTEEGERLLTYARRLLRLNRETLAAFDDATLEGSIRIGTPDDYADRFLPEIMARFARSNPRVELSVVCEPTVNLVDQLKRGQLDIAIVTHSNERSLSDVVRREPLLWVTSANHSIHEEEVLPLAVGRTTCLWRRAACDVLDQMGRDYRILFSSWSATVLIATVLSGQAVSVLPECALRPGMRILGEADGFGALPEVRIGIMRGHSSQPEIVDALARHIAESLDNISVPSGEEIGQFDFDALPFARLKRQKQKQPAAVW
- the xseA gene encoding exodeoxyribonuclease VII large subunit; the protein is MSDPFFDADSRAVTPSVTNAAEFTVSELSGALKRTVEDAFGNVRVRGEISGYRGPHSSGHAYFALKDERARLEAVIWKGTFSRLKFRPEEGMEVIASGKLTTYPGSSKYQIVIDNLEPAGAGALMALLEERRRRLAAEGLFDAERKQLLPFMPRVIGVVTSPTGAVIRDIVHRISDRFPLHVVVWPVRVQGETAGAEVAAAIAGFNALDPIGPVPVPDVLIVARGGGSLEDLWGFNDEAVVRAVAASHIPVISAVGHETDWTLIDHAADVRAPTPTGAAELAVPVKADLEAALARLAARLRGCMSRHGERKREALRAVSRALPSIDDLLAMPRRDFDEAASRLSRALAASTEAKRLRFRGLRLSPALLERRLAEARTRLARDAGRVSPEALRRRIELHGEALERLGRRADQSIAIARERRTVRLAQAWRLAETLSHRSVLRRGFALVRDAQGLPVKSAAAVGPGDALAIEFADGSVDAVASGGESVRPVTRKQARKPEGGGQGSLF